The sequence CGCCCGCCCGGCTCGATCACCGCCGGGTTTGGGTGGCCGCATTGCGCAACTTCGACCCGCCCTGTCGCGATTTCGACGAGCGCAAGGTTCATGGTGAAATAGAGGTCGGATTTCACCTCTGACAGCATGAGCTGGTTGAGCAAAGCTGCAACCTCGGCCGGCGCGCGCGGGCGGTATCCTCCGTCGCCATCCTCGACAAGCGCGAGGTTCCGCGCACCCGGGCCCTGAGACAGATAGCCCGCCAGCCGCGCGGTCAGCAGCGCCGAGGCGACGCCGTGGCCCGACACGTCGATGGCATAGACACCGGCGTGCCCCGCGCCCGCGTCGAACATGCCCACAAGGTCACCCCCGACGTGTCCAGCCGGTTTCAGCATCAAGGAGACCCTAACCCCGCCGAAATCCCGCACCCGGTCTCTGACCAGCGCCTGTTGCATCTTGCGCGCTTCGATCAGGTCTCGGTCGAGGGAGTCGTAAAGCGTCGAGATTTCTTCCAGGGTCGCGCTGATCAATCGGTTCTTTTCGCTGAGTTCCCGCTCCATGCGAAGAATCCGGTCGCCGGCGGCGATCCGCGCCCGAAGCTCTTCGCCGTTGACCGGCTTGGTCACGAAGTCGTCCGCCCCGACATCGAGCCCCTGCGCGACCGCCCCCTTGTCATTCTTCGAGGTGAGGAGGATGAAATATCCATATCGGTCGCGCGGCAACGACCGGAACCTGCGGCAGAGTTCCAAGCCGTCCATCCCCGGCATCATCCAGTCGGACAGGACCATATCCACGTCCGTCCGCGCCGCAATCGACAGCGCGTCTTCCCCCGTCGCGGCTTCGATCACCTCGAATCCGAGCCGCGCCAAGGTGGACGCCGTCAAACGACGCTGCGCGCGACTGTCATCCACCACGAGAACCCGGCGGATCGCGTTGGCGACCGGGACCTCCGGGGCAGGCAAGTCATGAACCGTCACTGAGGGCACCAAGTTACCTTCGACCAGCCGGACGTCTTGCGCCCGGTGCCTTCCTAGCCGCCCCCGGCTTAAGGCCACCTTAATTCCCAAGGGCGTAAATCTCTGAGACACGCAGCACGAAGGGAGCGGAGCATGATCGACTGGACCCGGATATCCGATCTGAAGGCAGAAATCGGACCTGACGACTTCGACGAGGTGATCGCCATGTTCATGGATGAAGTGGATGAAACGATCGCCAAGCTGCAGTCGGCCCCCCATCCCAGGTCACTGGAAGAAGACCTCCATTTCATCCGGTCAGCTGCGCTCAACATCGGCTTCGCCGACCTTGCCCGGGCCTGTCAGGAGGGGGAAAGCGCCGCGGCCGCCAGACAAGAGGTCGACCTCGCCGGCCTTTTTGCCCTGTACCACGCCTCACGCGCCGCTTTTGCCAATCTGCCCTGACCCTGCCCCGCGCGGGCTCACTTGCCCCGATTGAACCTTCCCTATAAACCGCGCCGGACAGTGAACGAAGGAGTCGCCGATGTCCGCGCCAAAGAAAGTCGTGCTCGCCTATTCCGGTGGCCTCGACACCTCGATCATCCTCAAGTGGCTCCAGACCGAATACGGGTGCGAGGTCGTGACCTTCACCGCCGATCTTGGCCAGGGCGAAGAGCTTGAACCGGCACGCGAAAAGGCGATCATGCTCGGGATCAAACCCGAGAACATCTTCATCGAAGACCTGCGCGAGGAATTCGTCCGCGACTTCGTGAATCCGATGTTCCGGGGCAATACGGTCTACGAAGGCCAGTATCTGCTCGGCACCTCTATCGCGCGCCCGCTGATCTCCAAGCGTCTCGTCGAGATTGCCGAAATGACCGGTGCCGACGCCGTGGCCCACGGTGCGACCGGCAAGGGCAACGATCAGGTGCGGTTCGAACTGGCCTGCTATGCGCTCAACCCCAATATCAAGGTGATCGCACCCTGGCGGTTGTGGAACCTGACCTCGCGCACGAAGCTGCTCGAATTCGCCGAACAGAACCAGATTCCGGTCGCCAAGGACAAACGGGGCGAGGCGCCCTTCTCGGTCGATGCGAACCTTCTGCACACCTCGTCCGAAGGCAAGGTGCTGGAAGATCCCGCCGAAATGGCCCCCGATTACGTCTTCCAGCGCACCAACGATCCCGAAACCGCGCCCGACACTCCCGAGTATGTCGAGATCACTTTCGAGAAGGGTGACGCCGTCGCGATCAATGGCACCGCCGTTTCGCCCGCCGAGATGCTGACGCAGCTCAATGAATTGGGTCGCGTCCATGGTATCGGTCGCCTCGACTTCGTGGAAAACCGCTTCGTCGGCATGAAATCCCGCGGCATCTATGAAACGCCCGGCGGCACGATCCTGCTCGAAGCGCATCGCGGCATCGAACAGATCACGCTGGATTCCGGCGCGGGCCACCTCAAGGACAGCCTGATGCCGCGCTATGCCGAACTCATCTACAACGGCTTCTGGTTCTCGCCGGAACGCGAGATGCTGCAGGCCGCCATCGACAAGTCGCAGGAGCTCGTGTCGGGCACGGTGAAACTCAAGCTCTACAAGGGGTCCGTGACCTGTGTGGGTCGCTGGTCGGAAAACACGCTTTATTCCGAGGCGCATGTGACGTTCGAGGATGACGCGGGCGCATATGACCAGAAGGATGCGGCGGGCTTCATCCAGCTCAACGCCCTGCGACTCAAGCTCCTTGCTGCGCGGAAACGCCGGCTGGCGAAGTGATCGTCAAGCGGCCTGTCGAGTCTAAGGGACAGGCCGCTTTCGATGCCGCTTCTTGCGACGACTGACCTTCGCGTGACGTAACCATTGTTTGCGGTCGGGACTTGGCTCTAATTCACGCGAAACGAAGCGGAGCCGCCATGACCCTTGCCGAAATAGCCAGCCGCCTGGACGTGGCGCTCGACACCCGCCCCTTGGAAAATTCCATCAAGTTCGACTGCGGCGAAGCCGGCACACTGGTTCTGTCCGGCCACGACGCGCGACTGTCCGACGAGCCGGCCGACTGCACCATCCAGATCTCCGAAGCGAATCTGGCCAAGCTCTTGGCAGGCAAGCTCAACCCCATGACCGCCTTCGCGCTGGGCAAGATCAAGGTGTCTGGCAACATGGCGGTCGCGATGAAGCTCGCGCAAATTGTCGGCTGACGCCTTGTCCTCAGACCTGTGAGGCGTAGGCTCCCCGCAAGGAGGAGCCATGGACCCTGACGAAGCCGAGATGTTCATCGAAGCGCAGGACGGCGTCTGGAAAGACGTGCAGTCCGAGCTTGAGGCAGGCAAGAAAACGACGCACTGGATGTGGTTCGTTTTTCCCCAACTGGCCGCACTGGGACAATCCGACATGTCGCAGCTGTTTGGCCTGCACGACCTCGAAGAAGCCCGCGATTATCTGGAAGAACCGACCCTCGGTCCCCGCCTGATCGAAATGTCGAAGCTCTTGCTGACGCATGACGAAAAGTCAGCCGAGGAGATCCTCGGTGCGGTCGACGCCATGAAGCTGCGATCCTCCATGACGCTCTTTCGAGAGGTCCCGGGGGCGGATGGTGTCTTTGGTGATGTGCTGGAGGCGTTTTTCGGCGGCAAGCCCTGCGAGCGGACGCTGGCGGAACTCGGTTAGACCACGAGTCGCCGGTCCCGTAACCGCTCGTAGAAGGGCAAAGCCTCTTCCGCGAGCGCGGCTTTCCATTCTTCAAGGTGCGGGCGAGGGCCTTCGGGCCCGGCAAAGCCTGTCGACGCGTGGACGACGCCATACCAATGCGCCGCCCAGACCCCGTCGACCGGTTTCGGTCCCGCCGGCCAAGAAAGCATCGCCGGATCCCAAGCGAGGCCCAGCGCGGCACAGATGGCGCGCAGCATGAGTTCCGGCGCCGCCCGCACGTCCAATGAGTCGACGACCACCGGCGCGTGGCCTTCGGCGACAAGTTGATCGAAAAGCTCCGCCTGCTGCACGAAGCCAATATCGCCAAGGCCGACGGCGTCATACTTGGCCGAGAAGCTGTCCACGACGCGCGCGGGATGGCGAATGAGGAACAGGTGACGCATGCCGCCGAACCAGTCGCGCGGTATCTCGGGCAGCATGTGTTGCGCCATGTGCTTGTGATAGACATGCACGCGCTCGTCAGGCCCCGTAAGTTGGCGGATCACCTCGGCCAGGTCCTGCGATTGGCTCGCCAAAATCTCGTCCCGCATGGGGTGTGCCAGGCCGGTGCGCGCCAGATAGGCGGCATAGAAGGGCTCGTCGACCGCGCCGAAGTCCGCCCTGTTCGCGAAGGCATACATCATCGCCGTCGAGATATTGCGCGGGCCGGACCAACAGGCGATCTTCATCGCGTTTCCCGCTGGATCAGTGACACATAGAGGTCGCGTATGAGCTGGGTGACTGGCCCCATCTCCCCGCTCCCGATCACGCGTCCATCAATGCTGCCGACCGGCGTCTGGGCGCCGAAAGTGCCGGTCAGAAACGCCTCGTCTGCACCGTATGTATCGACGAGCGAGAAGTTCCGTTCGAAAACGGGGATCCCCTCCGCGCGGCACAGCTCGATCACCTTGCGCCGCGTGATCCCGTTCATGCAGTAATCGCCGGTCGACGTCCAAACCTCGCCCCGGCGCACGATGAAGAAATTGCAGGCATTGGTCGTGTTCACGAATCCATGCACATCGAGCATAAGCGCCTCGTCGGCCCCTGCCTTTTCCGCCGCGATGCAGGCCAGAATACAGTTGAGCTTGGAATGCGAGTTCAGTTTCGGATCCTGCGACATCGGCAGCCCGCGGATATGCGGCACCGTGGCAAGCCGTATAGGCGCCCCGATGGCGGGGACCGAGTGTTCCATGATGATCGCAATGGTCGGCCCGGAGCGTGACAGGGACGGATGCTGGAAGGGTCGCGCCTTGCGGCCGCGCGTGACCATCAACCGCGCATGGGCGTCGGTCTCCATCCCATTGGCGGCCCGGGTTTCCTCGAGCGCCGCAACGATCCTCTCGCGCGTCAGCCCGATCTCAAGGTCGATGGCCTTGGCCGCCTCGAAGAGCCTGTCGAGGTGGTCATCCAGGAAAGCCCAGCGCCCGTCGTAAAGACGCAGGCCCTCCCAGATCCCGTCGCCCAGCATGAAGCCAGCATCGTAGATCGACACGACGGCCTCGTCGTCTCGAACCAGACGCCCGTTGAGCCAATACGTCAGGTTGTCGTTGCGCGGATCCTCCGCGGCGTCATGTGTGGTTTGCACGGTCATGCTCCCGACGCTAGGAGCGGGCCGTCCGATTGAAAAGAGCCGACTGTTATCGGGTGGCGAGGAAGGCGTCGACTTCGTCGGAGGTGGGCATCGCGGCCGATGCACCGTGCCGCGTCACCTGGAGGGCCGAGGCGGCCGCGCCACGCAGAAGCGCGACGTCGATTGGAAAGCCTCCATCCAGCGCGGCAGCGACATAGCCGATGAAACAGTCGCCCGCACCTGTCGTGTCGACCGGTGTAACCTCGAAGGCGGGTTGGACATGACGCTCCTCTCCAAGCCACTCCGCACCGCGCGCGCCCTTGGTGACGAGTAGGTTGGCGACCTCGATGGCGTCGATCTCAATCCCAAGGTGCTTTGCCATCTGGGCCGCCTCGATCTCATTAACCACGAGCAGATCGACAAGCCCCACCATCGCGCCTGCATCCTCTGCGACGAAGGGCGCAGCGGAATAGATTACGAAGCACCCCCGGTCCTTCGCGATCCGCGCCGCTTTCCCGGCGTGGTTCACTTCGTTCTGAAGGAGCAGGATATCGCCCGGTCGCGCACCGCCCAGGGCGTTTTCAAGGTGGGATAGAGACTGATTTCGGTTCTCGCCGGGGACGATGACAATCTGGTTTTCGCCGGCGGGATCCACATAGATGTTGGCATGGCCCGTGGTCCCGTCAACCAGCTCGACAAAGCTCAGGTCGACACCGGCCCGTCGCATGTCCTCCAGCACCCGGCGATCCGACCCGACCCGACCGATGTGGCGCACCTCCCGCCCTGCCCGCGCCGCCGCGACCGATTGGTTGGCGCCCTTACCACCCAACCCGCTGGCAAGACCCGTCGCCGTCAACGTTTCGCCGGGTCCCGGCAGATGCGGGACCCGATAGACATGATCCACGTTGATGGAGCCGAAGGTCCAGATCATCAGCCGACCTTGCAGGCCGCGAAGATCGCCATGTTGAGAATGTCGTTCGCCGTGGACGTGGTCGAACAGATCTGGATCGGCTTGGTGACACCCGACAGGATCGGCCCGATCACCGTCGCCCCCGCCATTTCCTGCATCAGCTTGACCGAGATCGACGCCGAATGCCGCGCCGGCACGACGAGGATATTGGCCGGACCCGACAGCTTGCAGAACGGATATTGGGCAAGGACATCGGGGTTCAGGGCCACATCCACTGTCATTTCGCCGTCATACTCGAAGTCCACCCCCCGCGCTTCGAGGATCGCGGGCGCTTCGTGCATCTTCTCGGCGCGTTCCGACACCGGATAACCAAACGTCGAGAAGCTGACAAAGGCCACGCGCGGCTCGAGGCCCAGGTCCCGCGCAACGCTCACCGCGCCTTCCGCAATATTGGCGAGGTCCTCGGTCCCGGGCCATTCATGAACCAGCGTGTCGGCGACCAGAACGATCCGGCCCTTGTGAAGGATCGCGGTAACGCCCACGGCGCCGTCCTGCGGCTTGGCATCGAAGACATGGTTGATCAACTCGAGCACGTGCGCCGATTTCCGCGTGGCCCCGGTAACGAGCGCGTCGCCGTGACCATGCGCGAGCATGAGAGATGCGAAGACGTGCCGATCACGCGAAGCGAGCCGGTGAACGTCCTTCCGGTCGAAGCCTTCGCGTTGCAGCCGTTCGTAGAGGAACGCCTTGTAGGTATCGAGATGGGCGGTGTTGGCCGCGTTCACCACCTCGATCTCGGCCACCGCATCGGCAAGCCCCGCAGCCGACAGTTTGTCGGCCACGTCCTGTTCGCGGCCCACCACCAGAGCTTTCCCGAACCCGTTTCGCTGATACTGGACGGCAGCGCGCAAGACATGAGGGTCGTCGCCTTCCGCGAAGATCATGGTCGCCTGCGCCTGACGCGCCCGGGCATTCAGGCCGCGCAGGATCGAGGCGGTCGGGTCCATGCGGGCGCGCAGTGACGCGGCATAGCGGTCCATGTCGATGATCGGACGGCGTGCGACGCCACTTTCGATCCCGGCCCGGGCGACCGCGGGCGGGATCTGATGGATCAGGCGCGGGTCGAAAGGCGTTGGAATGATGTAGTCCCGGCCGAAGGTCAGCTTCTTGCCATAAGCGATGGCCACCTCGTCCGGCACATCCTCTCGTGCCATCTTGGCGAGCGCCTCGGCACAGGCGATCTTCATCTCGTCGTTGATCGCCCGCGCGTGGATATCGAGCGCGCCGCGGAAGAGATAGGGAAAGCCCAAGACGTTGTTCACCTGATTGGGGTAATCCGACCGCCCCGTGGCCACGATCACGTCCTCGCGGACCTCGTGCACCTCTTCCGGCGTGATTTCCGGGTCCGGGTTCGCCATCGCGAAGATCACGGCGTTTTCGGCCATGTTAGACACCATACCCTGCGTGACCGCCCCCTTGACCGACACGCCTAGGAAGACGTCCGCGCCGACCATCGCCTCTTCCAGCGTGCGCAGCTCGGTTTTGACCGCATGGGCCGATTTCCACTGATTCATCCCCTCGGTGCGACCCTGATAGATCACGCCCTTGGTGTCACAGACGATGCAATTGTCATGCCGGGCACCCATCGACTTGAGCAACTCGATACAGGCGATCCCGGCCGC comes from Maritimibacter sp. DP1N21-5 and encodes:
- a CDS encoding PP2C family protein-serine/threonine phosphatase, translating into MTVHDLPAPEVPVANAIRRVLVVDDSRAQRRLTASTLARLGFEVIEAATGEDALSIAARTDVDMVLSDWMMPGMDGLELCRRFRSLPRDRYGYFILLTSKNDKGAVAQGLDVGADDFVTKPVNGEELRARIAAGDRILRMERELSEKNRLISATLEEISTLYDSLDRDLIEARKMQQALVRDRVRDFGGVRVSLMLKPAGHVGGDLVGMFDAGAGHAGVYAIDVSGHGVASALLTARLAGYLSQGPGARNLALVEDGDGGYRPRAPAEVAALLNQLMLSEVKSDLYFTMNLALVEIATGRVEVAQCGHPNPAVIEPGGRVRFHGSGGMPIGLMSDASYENWTLTLAPGERLALYSDGFTECRNAQGDELEESGFARMLARNAALLTEDLFEALIWDLDDFASGQALPDDLSCAVIDYRAAGPS
- a CDS encoding Hpt domain-containing protein, whose protein sequence is MIDWTRISDLKAEIGPDDFDEVIAMFMDEVDETIAKLQSAPHPRSLEEDLHFIRSAALNIGFADLARACQEGESAAAARQEVDLAGLFALYHASRAAFANLP
- a CDS encoding argininosuccinate synthase; this translates as MSAPKKVVLAYSGGLDTSIILKWLQTEYGCEVVTFTADLGQGEELEPAREKAIMLGIKPENIFIEDLREEFVRDFVNPMFRGNTVYEGQYLLGTSIARPLISKRLVEIAEMTGADAVAHGATGKGNDQVRFELACYALNPNIKVIAPWRLWNLTSRTKLLEFAEQNQIPVAKDKRGEAPFSVDANLLHTSSEGKVLEDPAEMAPDYVFQRTNDPETAPDTPEYVEITFEKGDAVAINGTAVSPAEMLTQLNELGRVHGIGRLDFVENRFVGMKSRGIYETPGGTILLEAHRGIEQITLDSGAGHLKDSLMPRYAELIYNGFWFSPEREMLQAAIDKSQELVSGTVKLKLYKGSVTCVGRWSENTLYSEAHVTFEDDAGAYDQKDAAGFIQLNALRLKLLAARKRRLAK
- a CDS encoding SCP2 sterol-binding domain-containing protein, with the protein product MTLAEIASRLDVALDTRPLENSIKFDCGEAGTLVLSGHDARLSDEPADCTIQISEANLAKLLAGKLNPMTAFALGKIKVSGNMAVAMKLAQIVG
- a CDS encoding DUF1810 domain-containing protein; the encoded protein is MDPDEAEMFIEAQDGVWKDVQSELEAGKKTTHWMWFVFPQLAALGQSDMSQLFGLHDLEEARDYLEEPTLGPRLIEMSKLLLTHDEKSAEEILGAVDAMKLRSSMTLFREVPGADGVFGDVLEAFFGGKPCERTLAELG
- a CDS encoding HAD family hydrolase codes for the protein MKIACWSGPRNISTAMMYAFANRADFGAVDEPFYAAYLARTGLAHPMRDEILASQSQDLAEVIRQLTGPDERVHVYHKHMAQHMLPEIPRDWFGGMRHLFLIRHPARVVDSFSAKYDAVGLGDIGFVQQAELFDQLVAEGHAPVVVDSLDVRAAPELMLRAICAALGLAWDPAMLSWPAGPKPVDGVWAAHWYGVVHASTGFAGPEGPRPHLEEWKAALAEEALPFYERLRDRRLVV
- a CDS encoding D-amino acid aminotransferase encodes the protein MTVQTTHDAAEDPRNDNLTYWLNGRLVRDDEAVVSIYDAGFMLGDGIWEGLRLYDGRWAFLDDHLDRLFEAAKAIDLEIGLTRERIVAALEETRAANGMETDAHARLMVTRGRKARPFQHPSLSRSGPTIAIIMEHSVPAIGAPIRLATVPHIRGLPMSQDPKLNSHSKLNCILACIAAEKAGADEALMLDVHGFVNTTNACNFFIVRRGEVWTSTGDYCMNGITRRKVIELCRAEGIPVFERNFSLVDTYGADEAFLTGTFGAQTPVGSIDGRVIGSGEMGPVTQLIRDLYVSLIQRETR
- a CDS encoding ribokinase yields the protein MIWTFGSINVDHVYRVPHLPGPGETLTATGLASGLGGKGANQSVAAARAGREVRHIGRVGSDRRVLEDMRRAGVDLSFVELVDGTTGHANIYVDPAGENQIVIVPGENRNQSLSHLENALGGARPGDILLLQNEVNHAGKAARIAKDRGCFVIYSAAPFVAEDAGAMVGLVDLLVVNEIEAAQMAKHLGIEIDAIEVANLLVTKGARGAEWLGEERHVQPAFEVTPVDTTGAGDCFIGYVAAALDGGFPIDVALLRGAAASALQVTRHGASAAMPTSDEVDAFLATR
- a CDS encoding NADP-dependent malic enzyme; this translates as MAGKPRITREEALAFHLEPRPGKFDVTPSVPMTTQRDLSLAYSPGVAVPCEAIFDNPETAYDYTNKGNLVAVVSNGTAVLGLGNLGALASKPVMEGKAVLFKRFADVNSIDIELDTEDPDEIINAVRLMGPTFGGINLEDIKAPECFIIEQRLKELMDIPVFHDDQHGTAVICAAGLINALHISGKDISECRIVLNGAGAAGIACIELLKSMGARHDNCIVCDTKGVIYQGRTEGMNQWKSAHAVKTELRTLEEAMVGADVFLGVSVKGAVTQGMVSNMAENAVIFAMANPDPEITPEEVHEVREDVIVATGRSDYPNQVNNVLGFPYLFRGALDIHARAINDEMKIACAEALAKMAREDVPDEVAIAYGKKLTFGRDYIIPTPFDPRLIHQIPPAVARAGIESGVARRPIIDMDRYAASLRARMDPTASILRGLNARARQAQATMIFAEGDDPHVLRAAVQYQRNGFGKALVVGREQDVADKLSAAGLADAVAEIEVVNAANTAHLDTYKAFLYERLQREGFDRKDVHRLASRDRHVFASLMLAHGHGDALVTGATRKSAHVLELINHVFDAKPQDGAVGVTAILHKGRIVLVADTLVHEWPGTEDLANIAEGAVSVARDLGLEPRVAFVSFSTFGYPVSERAEKMHEAPAILEARGVDFEYDGEMTVDVALNPDVLAQYPFCKLSGPANILVVPARHSASISVKLMQEMAGATVIGPILSGVTKPIQICSTTSTANDILNMAIFAACKVG